From the genome of Ziziphus jujuba cultivar Dongzao chromosome 6, ASM3175591v1, one region includes:
- the LOC125419153 gene encoding protein LURP-one-related 4: MAKVYPRQAPSVPLYMTSGRETFTIWMKSLVYQTNGCTVYNSGGQIVFRVDNYEEKCSNEVYLMDLEGRVLYTIRKKAFGRWNGYRWSGCDIEKEKPLFQVKKKPLFQVKRSYFMGDSACEISVGSDDKYWIVRVAGKTGFKIVDHNGGIVAEAKQKQSSSGVVLGDDVLSLDVEPDKDHSLIMALVTVYGLIRGKM; this comes from the exons ATGGCTAAAGTGTATCCTCGTCAAGCTCCATCTGTTCCTCTCTACATGACTTCAGGAAGGGAAACATTTACCATTTGGATGAAATCTCTTGTCTACCAGACAAATGGTTGCACAGTTTATAACTCAGGGGGCCAGATTGTTTTTCGGGTTGATAACTATGAAGAAAAGTGTAGCAATGAAGTCTATCTCATGGATTTAGAAGGCAGGGTTCTCTATACCATTAGAAAAAag GCTTTTGGACGATGGAATGGATATAGATGGAGTGGTTGTGatatagaaaaggaaaaaccattgtttcaagttaaaaaaaaaccattgttTCAAGTTAAAAGATCATACTTTATGGGAGACTCAGCTTGTGAAATTAGTGTAGGTTCTGATGATAAGTATTGGATAGTGAGAGTTGCAGGAAAAACAGGTTTCAAAATAGTAGACCACAATGGAGGGATTGTAGCAGAG GCAAAGCAAAAGCAGTCATCTTCAGGGGTTGTGCTTGGAGATGATGTATTGAGTTTGGATGTGGAACCTGATAAAGATCATTCCCTAATAATGGCACTTGTCACAGTCTATGGATTAATCAGAGGGAAgatgtaa
- the LOC107429945 gene encoding protein LURP-one-related 11, with product MAKVHPLLLTSLDSSSSTTSSSSSSSSCTTSKKETFTIWMKSLLMQGNGCTVYNENGDIVYRIDNYDQKNSNEVYLMDLRGKVLFTILRKKLSVIQKWEGYESNGSKSNGDKPLFQVRKGCKVFGKDLSCKIAVKSDNGQAVYYRLEGLAGKSALRIIDSEGKLVAEAKRKQLSSGVVLGDDVLTMVMETQMDHSLIMALVTVYGLIRRKI from the exons ATGGCCAAAGTTCATCCCCTCCTTCTCACATCCcttgattcttcttcttctactacttcttcaagttcttcttcttcttcttgtacaACTTCAAAGAAAGAAACATTCACTATTTGGATGAAGTCACTTTTGATGCAAGGAAATGGATGTACTGTCTACAATGAGAATGGAGATATCGTCTATCGTATTGATAACTATGACCAAAAGAACAGCAATGAAGTCTATCTGATGGATCTGAGAGGAAAAGTTCTTTTCACTATACTTAGAAAG AAATTGTCAGTGATCCAAAAATGGGAGGGATATGAGAGCAATGGATCAAAATCAAATGGTGATAAGCCATTGTTTCAAGTGAGAAAAGGTTGCAAGGTTTTTGGGAAAGATCTGTCATGTAAAATTGCTGTTAAGTCTGATAATGGTCAAGCAGTTTACTACAGACTAGAAGGCTTGGCTGGTAAATCAGCACTCAGAATTATAGACAGTGAAGGAAAACTTGTTGCAGAG GCAAAGAGAAAGCAATTGTCTTCAGGAGTAGTATTGGGAGATGATGTTTTGACTATGGTGATGGAGACTCAGATGGATCATTCTCTTATCATGGCTCTTGTGACTGTTTATGGATTAATAAGGAGAAAAATCTAA